From Melitaea cinxia chromosome 3, ilMelCinx1.1, whole genome shotgun sequence, one genomic window encodes:
- the LOC123669652 gene encoding long-chain-fatty-acid--CoA ligase 4, whose protein sequence is MFIDENETPESWWVSAVLKTIRAVALVFDILTFPAHLIIQRPWRKRALSRRIKARIIESTADSVTVRSVSEPCELHVRLVRDGVTTMESMLRAAAARWQERPCLGTRAVLSEEDEPQPNGRVFKKYKMGSYSWRSFAAVAEEARQFGAGLRALGCAPRANVVMFAETRAEWMLAAHGCFTQSIPVVTIYATLGDEAIAHGINETEVSTVITTHDLLPKFKKILAKTPRVETIIFMEDQLKTTPRDGFKEGIKIVGYKEVLELGKTSKIETVAPVPTDTAIIMYTSGSTGVPKGVVLSHRNMVSTLKAFADAMPIVQGDMLMGFLPLAHVFELLAENLCIIGGVPIGYSTPLTMLDTSSKIMKGTMGDATILRPTCITTVPLIMDRISKGITDKVSRSGPMASAFFKWAYAYKQAWQRRGYDTPLLDFVVFKKVRALLGGRVRLMISGGAPLAPDTHTQVRLCLCCDVVAGYGLTETTSCATVMDPLDRSTGRVGAPTTSTDIKLVNWEEGNYRVDNKPFPQGEVVIGGASVAEGYYKNPQKTREEFLDVAGERWFRSGDIAELHHDGCIKIIDRKKDLVKLQAGEYVSLGKVEAELKTCPIVENICVYGDSSKTYTVALLVPNPRHLAELAARAGLPALPFERLCREPAAEQAVLRELAEHARKCGLEKFEVPAAVKLCTEVWSPDMGLVTAAFKIKRKDIQERYKEDIKRMYAS, encoded by the exons ACCTGAGTCATGGTGGGTGTCGGCGGTGTTGAAGACGATACGCGCTGTCGCGCTCGTCTTCGACATCCTCACCTTCCCCGCGCACCTGATCATCCAGCGTCCATGGAGGAAGCGAGCGCTCTCGCGCCGGATTAAG GCCCGTATAATAGAATCCACGGCGGACAGTGTGACGGTCCGCTCGGTGTCGGAGCCCTGCGAGCTACACGTGCGCCTGGTGCGCGACGGAGTGACGACGATGGAGAGCATGCtgcgggcggcggcggcgcgctggCAGGAGCGGCCCTGTCTCGGGACTCGCGCCGTGCTCAGCGAGGAGGACGAGCCCCAGCCTAATGGACGCGTTTTCAAAAAG TACAAGATGGGCTCGTACTCGTGGCGCTCGTTCGCCGCGGTGGCGGAGGAGGCGCGCCAGTTCGGCGCCGGGCTGCGCGCGCTGGGCTGCGCGCCGCGCGCCAACGTCGTCATGTTCGCCGAGACGCGCGCCGAGTGGATGCTGGCCGCGCACGGCTGCTTCACGCAGAGCATCCCCG TTGTTACGATCTACGCGACTCTCGGCGACGAAGCTATCGCTCACGGCATCAACGAAACCGAAGTCTCTACCGTCATTACCACGCACGATTTACTGCCAAAGTTCAAGAAGATCCTCGCCAAGACGCCTCGCGTGGAGACTATCATCTTCATGGAGGACCAGTTGAAGACCACGCCGCGAGACGGGTTCAAGGAAGGCATCAAGATCGTCGGCTACAAGGAGGTCTTGGAGTTGGGCAAAACGTCAAAAATTG AGACAGTGGCGCCAGTGCCCACCGACACGGCGATCATCATGTACACGTCGGGCTCCACGGGCGTGCCGAAGGGCGTGGTCCTGTCGCACCGCAACATGGTGTCCACGCTGAAGGCCTTCGCAGACGCAATGCCCATCGTGCAGGGGGACATGCTCATGGGCTTCCTGCCTCTGGCCCACGTCTTCGAACTACTGGCTGAGAACCTCTGCATCATCGGAG GTGTCCCAATTGGTTACTCGACCCCACTAACAATGCTGGATACATCAAGCAAAATCATGAAAGGAACAATGGGTGATGCTACTATACTCCGGCCGACTTGTATCACAACTGTACCT TTGATCATGGACCGCATCAGCAAGGGCATCACGGACAAGGTGTCCCGCAGCGGGCCCATGGCCAGCGCGTTCTTCAAGTGGGCCTACGCGTACAAGCAGGCCTGGCAACGACGCGGCTACGACACACCGCTGCTGGACTTCGTC GTGTTCAAGAAGGTGCGCGCGCTGCTGGGCGGGCGCGTGCGGCTGATGATCTCGGGCGGCGCGCCGCTGGCGCCCGACACGCACACGCAGGTGCGCCTGTGCCTGTGCTGCGACGTGGTGGCCGGCTACGGGCTCACCGAGACCACCTCCTGCGCCACCGTCATGGACCCGCTCGACAG ATCGACGGGTCGCGTGGGTGCACCCACCACGAGCACGGACATCAAGCTGGTCAACTGGGAGGAGGGCAACTATCGCGTCGACAACAAACCCTTCCCACAG GGTGAGGTGGTGATCGGCGGCGCCAGCGTGGCGGAGGGCTACTACAAGAACCCGCAGAAGACTCGCGAGGAGTTCCTGGACGTGGCCGGCGAGCGCTGGTTCCGCTCCGGCGACATCGCCGAGCTGCACCACGACGGCTGCATCAAGATCATCGACCGCAAGAAGGACCTCGTCAAGCTGCAGGCCGGCGAGTACGTGTCGCTGGGCAAGGTGGAGGCCGAGCTGAAGACGTGCCCCATCGTGGAGAACATCTGCGTGTACGGCGACAGCTCCAAGACGTACACCGTGGCGCTGCTCGTGCCCAACCCGCGCCACCTGGCCGAGCTGGCGGCGCGCGCCGGCCTGCCCGCGCTGCCCTTCGAGCGCCTGTGCCGCGAGCCCGCCGCCGAGCAGGCCGTGCTGCGCGAGCTGGCCGAGCACGCGCGCAAGT GTGGACTTGAAAAGTTCGAAGTGCCGGCGGCGGTGAAGCTGTGCACGGAGGTGTGGTCGCCAGACATGGGGCTGGTGACGGCCGCCTTCAAGATCAAGCGGAAAGACATTCAGGAGCGCTACAAGGAGGACATCAAGCGCATGTACGCCTCGTGA